CGGCGCCATTGCCCGGCTGGTGGAGGCGACGCTGGACGACTGGGTCCGCGGCGGGAATCAGGCGCCGTTGATGTCCGCCGACGATGCAATCTCCGTTGACCATGTTGCTCGAAATAGAGCTGCCGCCCTATTGCCTCAAATTGCCTTAAAGGCATCCTAGATGGTTTGGGGCCAGGGCCTTGCGGCGCTGGATGAGGGAATTCGATGATCGACTTTTTTGTCCATAGTTTCAATGCGTTGAGCCATGGGCTCCTCGGTTATGCGGTTCCCTTCCTGTTCGTCCTGACCATCGTTGTGTTCTTCCACGAGCTCGGCCATTTCCTGGTCGCGCGGTGGGCGGGCGTTCGGGTGCTGACCTTTTCACTTGGTTTCGGACCTGAGCTGCTCGGCTTCAACGACCGCCACGGAACCCGCTGGAAGATTTCCGCGATTCCGCTTGGAGGCTACGTCAAGTTCTTCGGCGACGAGAGCGAGGCTTCGACCCCCTCGGCCGACACGCTTGCCGCGATGACCGCCGAGGAGCGCGCCGGCAGCTTCCATCACAAGAAGGTCGGCCCGCGCGCTGCCATCGTTGCGGCCGGCCCGATCGCCAATTTCATCCTGGGTGCGCTGATCTTCGCCGCCATGGCGCTGTACTACGGCAAGCCGAGCACGATCGCGCGCGTCGACGGCGTCGTTGCCGACGGTGCTGCGGCGGCGGCTGGTTTCAAGGTCGGGGACGTCGTCGTCCAGATCGACGGCAAGCCGATTGAGAGCTTTGCCGATATGCAGCGGATCGTCGCGATGAGCGCGGGTTCAACGCTTGCGTTCCAGGTCAAGCGCGACGGCGCCGTCGTGTCACTGACTGCGACCCCCGCATTGCTCGAGCGCAAGGATCCGTTCGGCAACCGCCACCGCGTCGGCGTGCTCGGCGTCGAGCACAAGTCGCAGGCCGGTGAGGCCTCGACCACCCCGGTGGGTGTCGGCGAGGCGCTCAAGATCGGCGTCGAGCAGGTCTGGTTCATCATCACCAGCACATTCAAGTTCCTGGGCTCGTTGTTCGTCGGAAACGGCAATCCCAACGAGGTCAGCGGCGTCTTGGGAATCGCGAAGATGTCGGGGCAGGCGGCCAGCGCCGGGTTCCAATTCGTGATCAATCTGTGTGCGGTGCTGTCGGTGTCGATCGGCCTGCTGAATCTGTTCCCAATCCCGCTGCTCGATGGCGGTCACCTTATGTTCTATGCGGCGGAAGTGGTGCGTGGCCGGCCTCTGTCCGAACGGACTCAGGAGATGGGGTTCCGAATCGGGCTCGGTTTAGTGCTGATGTTGATGGTGTTTGCGACCTACAACGACATCTTGCGGATGGCAGCTTCGTGATAGGGGCTTTTTTGTGGCGTTGCTGTTGAGCAACGTCTTGGAATGAAATTGAAATTGCGGCGCGCTCGGCCGTTTGCGGCGTCGGGGAAATTGGCTACAAGCGGCTTGAACTTGGGGAATCTTTCCAGATCGGCGTTGGGGTTGGGTCTGGTACGGAAATGATAAGGGCGCGTTGCGCGATGAAGTTTGGACTGCGACTCCGGGGGGGCTTGCTCGCAACCCTGATCATGTTCGGCGCGCCGGTGATTGCCCCGGTTGGGGCTGTTTTTGTGTCTTCGTCTGCGCTCGCTCAGACCGTTCAGTCGATTTCCGTCCAAGGAAATCGCCGTGTCGAGGTGGAGACGATCCGCTCCTATTTCAAGCCGGGTCCGGGTGGTCGCCTCGATCAAGGCGCCATCGACGACGGCCTCAAGGCATTGATCGAGACGGGCCTGTTCCAGGACGTCAGGATCAACCGCGGTCCTGGCGGCGGCATCATCGTCTCCGTGGTGGAAAACCCGGTGATCGGCCGCATCGCCTTCGAGGGCAACAAGAAGATCAAGGACGAGCAGCTCACCGCCGAGGTCCAGTCCAAGGCGCGCGGCACCTTCTCCCGCGCCATGGTGCAGTCGGACACCCTGCGAATCGCTGAAATCTATCGCCGGTCCGGCCGCTACGACGTGCACGTCACGCCTGAGATCATCGAGCAGCCGAACAACCGCGTCGACCTGATCTTCACGGTCGAGGAGGGCGCCAAGACCGGTGTCAAGTCGATCGAGTTCGTCGGCAACAACGCATACTCATCCTATCGCCTCAGGGACGTCATCAAGACGCGCGAGACAAACCTGCTGAGCTTCCTCGGCAGCGGCGACGTCTATGATCCTGACCGCGTCGAGGCCGATCGCGACCTGATTCGCCGCTTCTACCTCAAGCACGGCTTTGCCGACGTCCAGGTCGTGGCCGCGCTCACTGAGTACGATCCCGAGAAGAAGGGCTTCAACGTCACCTTCAAGATCGAGGAAGGTGTTCAGTACCGCGTCGGTGCGGTCGATTTCCGCTCCAGCATCCCGAACTTCGATCCCACCACGATGCGCGCCTATTCGCGCGTCAATGTCGGCTCGCTCTACAACGTCGAAGCGGTCGAGAAATCGGTCGAAGAGATGCAGATCGAGGCCTCGCGCCGTGGTTATGCCTTCGCCGTGGTCCGTCCCGGCGGCGACCGCAACTTCGAGGCCCACACCGTCTCCGTGGTGTTCAACATCGACGAGGGCCCGCGCACCTATGTCGAGCGCATCAACCTGCGCGGCAACACCCGCACGCGCGACTACGTGATCCGCCGCGAGTTCGACATCTCCGAGGGCGATGCCTACAATCGCGCGCTGGTCGACCGTGCCGAGCGTCGCCTGAAGAACCTCGATTACTTCAAGAGCGTGAAGATCACGACGGAACCCGGCTCGTCGAGCGACCGCGTGATCCTGATCGTTGACATGGAAGAGAAGTCGACCGGCGATTTCTCGGTCTCGGGCGGCTACTCCACGACCGACGGCGCGCTGGCCGAAGTCTCGATCTCCGAGCGCAATTTGCTCGGCCGCGGCCTGTTCGCCAAGGCGTCGGTGACCTATGGCCAGTACGCACGCGGCTATTCGCTGTCGTTCGTCGAGCCGTATCTGCTCGACTACCGCGTCGCCCTCGGCCTCGACCTCTATCAGCGCCAGCAGCTGTCCAACAGCTACATCTCCTACGGCACCAAGACGCTCGGCTTCTCGCCGCGCCTCGGCTTCTCCTTGCGTGAAGATCTGGCGCTCCAGCTGCGCTATTCGATCTATCAGCAGGAAATCACGCTGCCATCCACACTGGCGAACTGTAACAACGTTCTGGGTTCTTCGGCATTCAACCCGAGCCCGGCCTTCGTCAATGCCAATGGCGGCGTTCCGGATCTCACCTCGACCAACGGCCTCGGCTGCTATTTCGACGGCGAAGCCTCGTTGCCGGTGCGCAAGGAGCTTGCCGGCGGCAAGACCCTGACCTCGGCGCTCGGCTACACGCTGACCTACAACACGCTGGACAACAACAAGAACCCCACCGACGGCCTGCTCATCGACTTCCGGCAGGATTTCGCGGGCGTCGGCGGCGACGTCAGCTATCTGAAGACCGCGGCGGACGGAAAGTACTACGCCCCGCTGGTGTCTGATATCGTCGGTCTCGTCCATCTCCAGGGCGGCGTCCTGACCAAGATCAGCAAAGATCTGCGAATGCTGGACCAGTTCCAGATGGGCCCGAACCTCGTCCGCGGCTTCGCTCCGAACGGCATCGGCCCGCGCGATCTGAATCCTTTCGGTACGCAGGACGCGCTCGGCGGCACCAAGTACTGGGGCGCTTCGTTCGAATTGCAGATGCCGTTCTGGTTCCTGCCGAAGGAAGTGGGTCTGAAGGGCGCGGTCTATGCCGATGCCGGCGGCCTGTATGACTACAAGGGACCGACGAGCTGGACGGCGACCAACGAGGTCAACGTGCCGGGCTGTATCCCGTCGACGGTCAATCCGCCGAGCGCCGGAACCTGTACTGGCCTCGTCTACGACGACAGTAAGGTGATCCGCTCGTCGGTCGGTGTCGGCTTGATCTGGCAGTCGCCGTTCGGTCCGCTGCGTTTCGACTACGCGGTGCCCCTCAGCAAGGGCCGGTACGACCGCACGCAGGAGTTCCGGTTCGGCGGCGGTACGACGTTCTAATTCGATCAGCACGGCACGATCCGGTTCACTGGAACCGGTTTCCGAAAGGGATCGTGCCTCTCCTGGAGATGAGGCATGATGCGGCCTGGCCGCTTCATGCCGAAGCCGGACCGCGACGGGGTGGAATGGCGCAGCCGACCTTCTTCACACAACCGCCCGCCTCAGCGCTGGTCGACATTGCCGCGCTGACCAAGGCGCAGCTGGTCGACCCCGCGAGGGGCGGCCACAGGATCACGGGCCTTGCTTCGCTCGACGAAGCCGGCCCGATGCATCTGACGTTCTTCGATAACCTGAAATATGCCGATCAGCTCAAGGCGACCAAGGCCGGCGCTTGCTTCGTCAGCCCGCGCTTCGAGGCCCAGGTGCCCGCGCATGTGGCCGTGCTGCGGGTGGCGCAGCCATTCCGCGCCTTCGTCAGGATCGCGCGGGAATGGCACGGCGACGCGCTCAGGCCGCAATCCTGGATCGGCAATGACGGCATCGCCCCATCGGCGATCATCGATCCCTCGGCCCGGCTCGAAGACGGCGTGATCGTCGATCCCCTGGCGGTGATCGGCCCGGATGTGGAGATCGGCAGCGGCACCGTGATCGGCGTCGGGGCTGTGATCGGGCCCGGCGTCAAGATCGGCCGGGACTGCAATGTCGGTGCCGGCACGGCGATCCAGTGCGCCCTGATCGGCAACAACGTGCTGATCCATCCGGGCTGCTCGATCGGCCAGGACGGCTACGGCTTCATCTTCTTCGGCCCCGAGGGCCATCTGAAGGTGCCACAGACCGGGCGGGTGCTGATCCAGAACGACGTCGAGGTCGGCGCCAACACCACGATCGACCGCGGGTCCTTGCGCGACACCGTGATCGGCGAGGGGACCAAAATCGACAATCAGGTCCAGATCGGCCACAATGTGACGATTGGGCGGCATTGTCTGCTGGCGGCCCAGATCGGCCTCGCCGGGAGCCTGAGCATCGGCGACAACGTGGCGCTGGGAGCGAAGGTTGGCATCAACAACCACCTCAAGATCGGCGACGGAGCTCAGGTGACCGCCATGAGCGCCGTCAAGGACGACATCCCGCCGGGCGGACGCTGGGGCGGGCATTTCGCCAAGCCGACCAAACAATGGTTCAAGGAGATCATCGCGGTGGAGCGTCTGGTGCGCGACAGCAAGGCCGATCCGAAGGACGAGGGACGGGAATGACCGAGGAATCGCCTGTTAAGTTCGAACTGGTGGATATCAATGCGATCCTCCAGACGCTGCCGCACCGCTTTCCGATGCTCCTGATCGACCGCGTGATCAACATCCGCGCCGATTACAGCGGCATCGGCATCAAGAACGTCACCTTCAACGAGCCGGCTTTCCAGGGGCATTTCCCCGAGCGCCCGGTCTATCCCGGCGTCATGATGATCGAGGCGATGGCGCAGACCGCGGGCGTGATCGGCATCAAGTCGGTCGAGGGCACCGAGAAGCCGCGCGCGGTCTATTTCCTCACCATCGACAAGTGCAAGTTCCGCAAGCCCGTGCTGCCCGGCGATACCATCGAGTATCACATGCGCTCGGTCGGCCGCCGCAAGGCGATGTGGTGGTTTCACGGCGATGCCAAGGTCAACGGGCAGGTCGTCGCCGAGGCCGACGTCGGTGCCATGCTGACGGACTGAGCGGAATCAACCTCTCTCGACCGGCTCACGCGTCGCACGCGTAGCGCCCCATGATCGTCTCGCGCTTGATGGTCTGGTTGAAGAATCGTCCCACGGAGGGCGCGCCGAGGAGACGCTCGACCGTCTCGGCCGTCACGCCGCAATAGCGGTCATAGGTGCCGTTGCTCGCGACAATCAGGTCCTGCTGCGTGCGATCGTAACAGACCCGCTGAAGCACCGTGCTGCGGGTGATGTCCCGGCATTCAAATGTCCCGAGATCGACGAGGCGGTGTTCGCCGGTCTCGACCGTCTCGGACACGATCGGCGTACCCGCCAGCTGTGCGAGCAGAAGGACCAGGGCCCTGACCACGATAGCTGAAGCTCCGCATGAACTTGTTGATGAGCCGGCAAGGCCACCTCATCCGTTACTTGAAACACGCCGAGATGATACGTCACTGGACAGATCGGGCATAGTCGCGCTAACCACCCGAAAACCAAGCGACTTCAATACATAACCAGACCTTCTTGACGAGTAAGATAGGCTTGATGAGCAAGATTGATCCCACCGCACGGGTCGCGGACGGCGCCGTGATCGGCGAGGGTACCGAGGTCGGACCCTATTGCATCATCGGCCCGAACGTCGTGATCGGCGCGAACTGCAAGCTGATCGGACATGTCACTGTCATCGGCCATACCTCGCTCGGCGATAGCTGCGTGATCTCGCCGTTCGTGGTGCTGGGCGGCGCCCCGCAGGATCTCAGCTACAAAGGTGAGCCGACTCGGCTCGAGATCGGCTCGAGCTGCACCATCCGGGAAGGTGCGACCATGAATGTCGGCACGATCAAGGGTGGAGGGCTGACCCGTGTCGGCAACGGCGGCTACTTCATGAACAACAGCCATGTCGGCCATGACTGCATGGTCGGCGACAACGTGATCTTCGCGACGTCAGCGACACTCGGCGGTCATTGCGAGATCGGCGACGCCGTCTACATCGGGGGGCTGTCAGCGGTGCACCAGTTCACGCGCGTCGGCCCCTATGTCATGGTCGGAGGCGTGTGCGGCGTGCGCGACGACGTCATTCCGTACGGGCTGGTCAACGGCCAATATGCGGTGCTGGAGAGCCTCAACCTGATCGGCATGAAGCGCCGCAAGTTCACCAAGCAGCGGCTTGCGACCGTGCGAGGATTCTACCAGAAGCTCTTCCACGGCCCCGGCACCTTCGCTGAGCGGCTGGAGGTGGCGCGGCCGCTCGCGGGCGAAGACCCTGCGATCGCCGAAATCCTCGACTTCATCGGCAAGGGCAAACGCCCGCTCTGTCTTCCCGCCATCGAGAAGTGAGTCCGGGATGGCCGCGGGCATGACATCGGCGGCTTCGGAGGTTTCGTCACCGGTCGGCATCGTCGCCGGCGGCGGCGCCATGCCGTTCGCGGTCGCTGACTCGCTCTCCGCGCGCGGCATCACGCCGGTGCTGTTTCCGCTGCGCGGGGCCTGCGATCCGGCGCGGGTTGAGAAATTCCGCCACCGCTGGATCTCGGTCGGCCAGCTTGGCCGCGCGATGCGGCTGTTCCGCGAAGAAGGCTGCCGCGACTTGATCTTCATCGGCACATTGGTCCGGCCTTCGCTGTCCGAGATCCGTTTCGACGTCAAGACGCTGCGCCTGATCGGCAACGTCATCCGCGCCTTCCGCGGCGGCGACGATCATCTGCTGTCAGGTGTCGGCCGCATCCTCGAGCAGGACGGCTTTCGCATGGTCGGCATCAAGGACGTCGCGCCCGATCTGCTGATGCCTGAAGGCTGCATCAGCCGCGCCTGGCCGAGCGACACCGGCAAGACCGACATCGAGCGCGGCCGCGCGGTGCTGACCGCGCTCGGTCCGTTCGACATCGGCCAGGCTGCGGTCGTGATCGACGGTCACGTGGTGGCGGTCGAGGATATCGAGGGCACCGACGCACTGCTCGCACGTGTCGCGCGGCTGCGCGAGGAGGGTCGCATTCGCGCGGCCATGGGCCGCGGCGTGCTGGTGAAGGCGCCGAAGAGCGGCCAGGATTTGCGCTTCGACCTGCCCACGATCGGCCCGCGCACCCTCGAGGGCGTCGCGGCCGCCGGCCTTGCCGGCATCGCCGTCATCGCCGGCAACACCATCGCCGCCGAGCCGCAGGCGATGATCGCGCTCGCCGACGCAAAATATCTCTTCGTGATCGGCCTGCCGGCGTGATGCAGGGTCGCGATCCCAAGCGCAAGATCTTCCTGATCGCCACGGAGGAATCCGGCGACCGGCTCGGCAGCGCCTTAATGAAGGTGCTGCGCCAGCGCCTCGGCGACGGTGTGCAGTTCGTCGGCGTCGGCGGCCGCACCATGGCGCGCGAGGGGCTCGAGACGCTGTTTCCGATCGAGGAGCTCTCGATCGTCGGCTTCGCCGCGGTGGTACAGCAGCTGCCAAAGATCCTCCGTCTGATCCGCGAGACGGCCGACGCCGTGACTGCGGCCGCGCCCGACGCGCTCGTCATCATCGACAGCCCGGATTTCACCCATCGCGTCGCCCGCCGCGTGCGTTCGCGCAGTCCCGGGATTCCGATCGTCGATTACGTGTCGCCGCAGCTCTGGGCGTGGCGGCCGGGACGGGCGCGGACCATGCTCGGCTATGTCGACCACGTGCTGGGCCTGCTGCCGTTCGAGCCGGAGGAATACCGCAAGCTCGGCGGGCCGCCATGCAGCTATGTCGGCCATCCCTTGATCGAGCAATTGCCGTCGTTGCGGCCGAGCGCGGAGGAGCAGAAGCGCCGCGACGGTGAGCCGGCGGTGCTCCTGGTGCTGCCCGGCAGCCGCCGCAGTGAGATCCGGCATCACCTCGACGTGTTCGGTGCGGCACTCGGGCGGTTGCAGGCGGAGGGGCGCGCGTTCGAACTGATGCTACCGACCATGCCGCACCTCGAAGCCACCATCCGCGAGGGTATCGCGCATTGGCCGATCAAGCCTCGCATCGTGATCGGTGAGAGCGAGAAACGCGCTGCCTTCCGCATTGCCCACGCGGCGCTGGCAAAATCCGGCACGGTGACGCTCGAGCTCGCGCTGTCGGGCATTCCGATGGTGACGGCTTACCGCGTCGGCGCGGTCGAGGCATTCATCCTGCGCCGCGCGATCCGTGTCTCCTCGGTGATCCTCGCGAATCTCGTGATCGGCGAGGATGTCATTCCGGAGTATTTGCAGGAGGACTGCACGCCGGAGACGCTCGCGACGGCACTGTCGCAGGTGCTGACCGACACGCCGCTGCGCAAGCAGCAGGTCGAAGCCTTCGCCCGGCTCGATCAGATCATGTCGACCGGCAACAAATCGCCGAGCGTGCTCGCGGCCGACATCGTGCTGGCAACGATGCGCAAGGCTCGGCGGTAAGCGGCGGTCTTGTAGGATGGGCAAAGCGAAGCGGGCCCACCATTCCTTGCTCGGTTGCCGAGAGATGGTGGGCACGGCGCTTTGCGCCTTTGCCCACCCTACAGCACTACCGTACTAGGCCAAGCCGCCGTCGACCCGGAAACATTGACTGGTGATGCGCTGGCTCTCGTCGGATGCCAGGAACAGTGCCATTCTTGCAATGTCCTCGGGCGTTACCGCATCGGGAACGGCCTGGCGGGTACGAAACTCGGCGATCACCCGCTCGTCGGGATACCACAGCCGGCGCTGGCGCTCGGTGATGACCATCCCCGGCGCGATCGCGTTGACGCGGATGCGGTCGGAGCCGACCGACCGTGCCAGCGAGTTGGTGAAGCCGACGATGGCCGCCTTTGCCGCGGCATAGACCGGCAGTGCCGGTGCGCCGCGCATCCAAGCGATGGAAGACATGTTGATGATCGAGCCGCCGCCGCGCGCCTGCATCTGCGGCAGCACGGCCTGAGCGGCAAAGAAGACGTGCTTGAGGTTGACGCCGACCATCCAATCGAACTCGGCGGGCGTCACCTCTGCGAGCACCTGGCGCCGGTCGTTGGCAGCGTTGTTGACGAGCACCGCGGCGTCACCGAGCTTTCGGTGGGCCTCCGCCATCGCGGCGCGCAGGGCGTCGATGTCGAGGAGATCGCAGGGCACGAACAGCGGCGCGGTCCCGCCCGCGGCTGCCACCTCTTTCGCCAGCGTTTCGCCGGCGTTCGTGTCGACATCGAGGAAGGCGACGCGCGCCCCCTGGGCGGCAAAGGCCCGTACGAAGGCGGCACCGATGCCGCTGGCGCCACCGGTGATCAACACCACGCGGTCCGCGAGGCCGGCATAGCTTGTCTTTGTCATGCGATCAGTCGCTCCGTCTCGGGGTCGAACAGGCAGATGCGGCGGGTGTCGAGCGCGAAGGAGGCCGACGCGCCGGGCGCGGGACGGATATCGGGCGAGACGCGCGCCATCGCGGGCTCACCCCCGAGCCGCAGCAACACCATCGTTTCGGCACCGGTCGGTTCGACCATCTCTACCGGCGCGTTGACGAGGACAGGCGCATCGCCGGAAAAGACGCGACTACCCTCGGTGATGCATTCCGGCCTGATGCCGAACACCACCTCGCGGCCGACAAAGGGCGCCGCGGCGTCATATCCCCTCAAGCGCAGACGAACCTCGTCCGGCCGCCCGGCGCCGATCACGACCACCGGTCCGTCGTTCTCGGCCACGAGCCGCGCCGGCATGGTGTTCATCGGCGGCGAGCCCATGAAGCGCGCCACGAACAGATTGGCCGGGTAGCGGTACACGGTGTCGGGGTCGGCGAATTGCTGCACGCTGCCTTGATGCATCACGGCGATCCGCGTCGCCATCGTCATCGCCTCGATCTGGTCATGGGTGACATAGACGATGGTGGCGCCGATGCGCTGGTGCAGCCGCTTGATCTCCATCCGCATCTCGACGCGCAGCTTGGCGTCGAGATTGGACAGGGGCTCGTCGAACAGGAAGAGCAGGGGATTTCGCACAAGCGCACGGCCCATCGCCACGCGCTGGCGCTGACCGCCCGACAATTGCGACGGCTTGCGGCCGAGCAGCGGCTCGATCTGGAGCAGCTTGGCCACGTTCGCGACCGCCTTGTCCTGCTCGGTCTTCGATACATGACGGCATTCCATGCCGAAGGTGATGTTCTGGCGCACCGTCATCGACGGATAGAGCGCGTAGGACTGGAACACCATGGCGATGTCGCGGTCCTTGGGCGGGATGTCGTTGACGACGCGGCCGCCGATCTCGATCGTCCCCGCGCTCGCGCGATCGAGCCCGGCGACGATGTTGAGCAGCGTGGACTTGCCACAGCCGGACGGTCCGACCAGCACGGTGAACTCGCCGCTCTCGATGTCGAGATCGATGCCCTTCAGCACCTCCAGATTGGCGTAGCGCTTGGAGAGGGCGCGAATGCTCAGTGCTGCCATGACAAATCCATCATTTCACTGCGCCGGCGGTGAGGCCGCGCACGAAGTACCTGCCGCCGAGCAGATAAATCAGCAAAGTGGGCAGGGCTGCGATGATCACGGCTGCGCTCTGCACGCCATGCTGTGGAATATCCGCGATTGCGGCAGACAGCGCGATCAGAGCGGCCGTGACGGGCTGCTGCTGGCCGGTCGTGAACGTCACGCCATAGAGGAACTCGTTCCAGATATGCGTGAACTGCCAGATCACCGTGACGATCAGGATGGGAGCCGAGAGAGGCAGAATGATGCGCCAGAAGATGCGAAAGAACCCGGCGCCATCGATGCGAGCGGCCCTGATCAGTTCTTGCGGAATGGCGACATAGTAGTTCCGGCAGAACAATGTGGTGAAGGAGAGGCCCTGGATCGTGTGAATCAGCACGAGGCCGGTCAGCGTGTTGATGAGACCGGTGTCTCGCAGCACGATGGTCCAGGGAAGAAGGCGCATCTGCTGGGGCAGGAAGAGGCCGAGTGTCACGATGCCGTAGATCCAGTTATCGCCCCGAAAGCGCCAGAGCGATACGGCGTAGCCGGCAATCGCACCGAGTATGGTCGAGAAGATCGTTGCAGGAATCGTGACGAGCGCGGAGTTCAGCATATACGGCCGGATGCCGGCGCAGGTCTCGGCCACGCAGAAGCCGCTCCAGGCCTTGGCGTAGTTGCTCCAGGCCAAATGTTGCGGCCAGCCGATCATCGAGCCCTGCGCAATCTCCTCGTTGGTGCGGAGCGAGTTCAGCACGACAACAAGAAGTGGCGCGAGATAGGCGGCCGCGAACAATGAAACGACGAGATAGATCAGAACTCGGCTTGGCGCGAAGGCTTGTTCACGCATGGGTTGCCCGCCGTTGCTGGACATAACGCCACGCCGCATAGGGCAGCAGCACCGCAAGAAGAATAAGCAGCATGAGCACTGCCGCCGCCGCACCCCGGCCGAGCTGGCTGCGCTGGAACATGAGATCGTAGACGACCAGGGCCGGCAGCTGGGTCGCGATACCGGGCCCGCCATTGGTGAGGGCGCGGACGAGGTCGAAGGCCGAAATCGCGAACTGCAGCTGGACCACGACGACGGTGATGGTGATCGGCCAGAGCGTCGGCAAAATGACGCGCCAATAGGTTCGGATCGGTCCGGCGCCGTCGATCTGCGCAGCCTTGATAATGTCGCCGTCGACGGAGCGAAG
This genomic stretch from Bradyrhizobium sp. CCGB12 harbors:
- the rseP gene encoding RIP metalloprotease RseP; its protein translation is MIDFFVHSFNALSHGLLGYAVPFLFVLTIVVFFHELGHFLVARWAGVRVLTFSLGFGPELLGFNDRHGTRWKISAIPLGGYVKFFGDESEASTPSADTLAAMTAEERAGSFHHKKVGPRAAIVAAGPIANFILGALIFAAMALYYGKPSTIARVDGVVADGAAAAAGFKVGDVVVQIDGKPIESFADMQRIVAMSAGSTLAFQVKRDGAVVSLTATPALLERKDPFGNRHRVGVLGVEHKSQAGEASTTPVGVGEALKIGVEQVWFIITSTFKFLGSLFVGNGNPNEVSGVLGIAKMSGQAASAGFQFVINLCAVLSVSIGLLNLFPIPLLDGGHLMFYAAEVVRGRPLSERTQEMGFRIGLGLVLMLMVFATYNDILRMAAS
- the bamA gene encoding outer membrane protein assembly factor BamA; translated protein: MKFGLRLRGGLLATLIMFGAPVIAPVGAVFVSSSALAQTVQSISVQGNRRVEVETIRSYFKPGPGGRLDQGAIDDGLKALIETGLFQDVRINRGPGGGIIVSVVENPVIGRIAFEGNKKIKDEQLTAEVQSKARGTFSRAMVQSDTLRIAEIYRRSGRYDVHVTPEIIEQPNNRVDLIFTVEEGAKTGVKSIEFVGNNAYSSYRLRDVIKTRETNLLSFLGSGDVYDPDRVEADRDLIRRFYLKHGFADVQVVAALTEYDPEKKGFNVTFKIEEGVQYRVGAVDFRSSIPNFDPTTMRAYSRVNVGSLYNVEAVEKSVEEMQIEASRRGYAFAVVRPGGDRNFEAHTVSVVFNIDEGPRTYVERINLRGNTRTRDYVIRREFDISEGDAYNRALVDRAERRLKNLDYFKSVKITTEPGSSSDRVILIVDMEEKSTGDFSVSGGYSTTDGALAEVSISERNLLGRGLFAKASVTYGQYARGYSLSFVEPYLLDYRVALGLDLYQRQQLSNSYISYGTKTLGFSPRLGFSLREDLALQLRYSIYQQEITLPSTLANCNNVLGSSAFNPSPAFVNANGGVPDLTSTNGLGCYFDGEASLPVRKELAGGKTLTSALGYTLTYNTLDNNKNPTDGLLIDFRQDFAGVGGDVSYLKTAADGKYYAPLVSDIVGLVHLQGGVLTKISKDLRMLDQFQMGPNLVRGFAPNGIGPRDLNPFGTQDALGGTKYWGASFELQMPFWFLPKEVGLKGAVYADAGGLYDYKGPTSWTATNEVNVPGCIPSTVNPPSAGTCTGLVYDDSKVIRSSVGVGLIWQSPFGPLRFDYAVPLSKGRYDRTQEFRFGGGTTF
- the lpxD gene encoding UDP-3-O-(3-hydroxymyristoyl)glucosamine N-acyltransferase, with the protein product MAQPTFFTQPPASALVDIAALTKAQLVDPARGGHRITGLASLDEAGPMHLTFFDNLKYADQLKATKAGACFVSPRFEAQVPAHVAVLRVAQPFRAFVRIAREWHGDALRPQSWIGNDGIAPSAIIDPSARLEDGVIVDPLAVIGPDVEIGSGTVIGVGAVIGPGVKIGRDCNVGAGTAIQCALIGNNVLIHPGCSIGQDGYGFIFFGPEGHLKVPQTGRVLIQNDVEVGANTTIDRGSLRDTVIGEGTKIDNQVQIGHNVTIGRHCLLAAQIGLAGSLSIGDNVALGAKVGINNHLKIGDGAQVTAMSAVKDDIPPGGRWGGHFAKPTKQWFKEIIAVERLVRDSKADPKDEGRE
- the fabZ gene encoding 3-hydroxyacyl-ACP dehydratase FabZ, which translates into the protein MTEESPVKFELVDINAILQTLPHRFPMLLIDRVINIRADYSGIGIKNVTFNEPAFQGHFPERPVYPGVMMIEAMAQTAGVIGIKSVEGTEKPRAVYFLTIDKCKFRKPVLPGDTIEYHMRSVGRRKAMWWFHGDAKVNGQVVAEADVGAMLTD
- a CDS encoding KTSC domain-containing protein, whose translation is MVRALVLLLAQLAGTPIVSETVETGEHRLVDLGTFECRDITRSTVLQRVCYDRTQQDLIVASNGTYDRYCGVTAETVERLLGAPSVGRFFNQTIKRETIMGRYACDA
- the lpxA gene encoding acyl-ACP--UDP-N-acetylglucosamine O-acyltransferase, whose protein sequence is MSKIDPTARVADGAVIGEGTEVGPYCIIGPNVVIGANCKLIGHVTVIGHTSLGDSCVISPFVVLGGAPQDLSYKGEPTRLEIGSSCTIREGATMNVGTIKGGGLTRVGNGGYFMNNSHVGHDCMVGDNVIFATSATLGGHCEIGDAVYIGGLSAVHQFTRVGPYVMVGGVCGVRDDVIPYGLVNGQYAVLESLNLIGMKRRKFTKQRLATVRGFYQKLFHGPGTFAERLEVARPLAGEDPAIAEILDFIGKGKRPLCLPAIEK
- a CDS encoding LpxI family protein: MTSAASEVSSPVGIVAGGGAMPFAVADSLSARGITPVLFPLRGACDPARVEKFRHRWISVGQLGRAMRLFREEGCRDLIFIGTLVRPSLSEIRFDVKTLRLIGNVIRAFRGGDDHLLSGVGRILEQDGFRMVGIKDVAPDLLMPEGCISRAWPSDTGKTDIERGRAVLTALGPFDIGQAAVVIDGHVVAVEDIEGTDALLARVARLREEGRIRAAMGRGVLVKAPKSGQDLRFDLPTIGPRTLEGVAAAGLAGIAVIAGNTIAAEPQAMIALADAKYLFVIGLPA
- the lpxB gene encoding lipid-A-disaccharide synthase, with protein sequence MMQGRDPKRKIFLIATEESGDRLGSALMKVLRQRLGDGVQFVGVGGRTMAREGLETLFPIEELSIVGFAAVVQQLPKILRLIRETADAVTAAAPDALVIIDSPDFTHRVARRVRSRSPGIPIVDYVSPQLWAWRPGRARTMLGYVDHVLGLLPFEPEEYRKLGGPPCSYVGHPLIEQLPSLRPSAEEQKRRDGEPAVLLVLPGSRRSEIRHHLDVFGAALGRLQAEGRAFELMLPTMPHLEATIREGIAHWPIKPRIVIGESEKRAAFRIAHAALAKSGTVTLELALSGIPMVTAYRVGAVEAFILRRAIRVSSVILANLVIGEDVIPEYLQEDCTPETLATALSQVLTDTPLRKQQVEAFARLDQIMSTGNKSPSVLAADIVLATMRKARR
- a CDS encoding SDR family NAD(P)-dependent oxidoreductase yields the protein MTKTSYAGLADRVVLITGGASGIGAAFVRAFAAQGARVAFLDVDTNAGETLAKEVAAAGGTAPLFVPCDLLDIDALRAAMAEAHRKLGDAAVLVNNAANDRRQVLAEVTPAEFDWMVGVNLKHVFFAAQAVLPQMQARGGGSIINMSSIAWMRGAPALPVYAAAKAAIVGFTNSLARSVGSDRIRVNAIAPGMVITERQRRLWYPDERVIAEFRTRQAVPDAVTPEDIARMALFLASDESQRITSQCFRVDGGLA